The following are from one region of the Candidatus Cloacimonadaceae bacterium genome:
- a CDS encoding NADP-dependent malic enzyme translates to MVKLKPDLSNLKEYFTMHYPPEKVAAAQTAFLKKLSELMHAHYRGKMQTLPKTGIWGFNWFNVWYTPGVSAVSTSIRDDEERSYDLSNRGNLVAVVSDSTRVLGDGDCHPSGGLGVMEGKAMLMKYLGGLDAIALCVNNRDANGKPDPARLIEFVKMLEPSVGAVNLEDISQPNCYRVLEELRESCGIPVWHDDAQGTACVTLAGLINALRLTDRKMETIKTVLFGAGASNTTIASFLLQSGLDPANLIIFDSRGALHKDRADIKTNPDKYKQWDMAQKSNPQKLNTMESAMTGADVLIALSTPGPDTIKPEWIKLMAKKAIVFACANPVPEIYPHAAKAAGAYIVATGRGDFPNQINNSCGFPGILKGALLVRASKITDNMAIRAAHSLADFALRRGINPENIVPTMDEAEVFAVEAADVAMQAIADGVARVSKTRDQVFNEAMRDIGHARAMCQKLMQDGFISPPPEALIDRALEHSCHLINPA, encoded by the coding sequence ATGGTAAAACTCAAACCGGATCTATCGAACCTAAAGGAATATTTCACAATGCATTATCCTCCGGAGAAAGTGGCGGCGGCGCAGACCGCTTTCCTCAAAAAACTCTCCGAACTGATGCATGCCCACTATCGGGGAAAGATGCAGACCCTGCCCAAAACCGGGATCTGGGGTTTCAATTGGTTCAATGTTTGGTACACGCCGGGCGTGTCCGCGGTTTCGACATCCATCCGAGATGACGAAGAGCGATCCTATGATCTTTCCAACCGTGGAAACCTCGTCGCGGTGGTTAGCGACAGCACTCGGGTGCTCGGAGATGGAGATTGTCATCCCTCCGGCGGGCTTGGTGTGATGGAAGGCAAAGCCATGCTGATGAAATACTTAGGCGGTCTGGACGCCATCGCGTTGTGTGTCAATAATCGCGATGCCAATGGCAAACCCGATCCGGCGCGTTTAATCGAATTTGTCAAAATGCTTGAGCCATCCGTCGGCGCGGTCAATCTTGAAGATATCTCACAGCCAAATTGCTACCGGGTGTTAGAGGAACTACGCGAAAGCTGCGGCATCCCGGTTTGGCATGACGACGCGCAAGGAACCGCTTGCGTGACTTTGGCGGGTTTGATCAACGCTTTGCGGCTCACGGATAGAAAGATGGAGACTATCAAGACCGTGCTTTTTGGCGCAGGAGCTTCGAACACGACCATTGCCAGCTTCCTTTTGCAATCCGGTCTCGATCCTGCCAACCTCATCATTTTCGACAGTCGCGGTGCGCTGCATAAGGATCGAGCCGATATCAAAACCAATCCCGATAAATACAAACAATGGGATATGGCACAAAAAAGCAATCCCCAAAAACTGAATACGATGGAATCAGCAATGACCGGAGCAGATGTGTTGATCGCGCTTTCCACTCCGGGACCGGATACGATCAAGCCGGAATGGATCAAGCTGATGGCTAAAAAAGCAATCGTTTTTGCCTGTGCCAATCCCGTTCCGGAAATCTATCCCCACGCGGCAAAAGCGGCAGGAGCATATATCGTTGCCACCGGCAGGGGTGATTTTCCCAATCAGATCAACAATTCCTGCGGTTTTCCCGGCATCCTCAAAGGCGCTTTGTTAGTGCGGGCGAGCAAGATTACGGATAATATGGCAATCCGCGCCGCGCATTCATTGGCGGATTTTGCGTTGCGTCGCGGCATCAATCCCGAAAATATCGTTCCGACTATGGACGAAGCGGAAGTCTTTGCCGTGGAAGCCGCCGATGTGGCGATGCAGGCAATCGCCGATGGCGTGGCACGGGTTTCCAAAACCAGAGATCAGGTCTTCAATGAGGCAATGCGGGATATCGGTCATGCCCGTGCTATGTGCCAAAAGCTGATGCAGGACGGATTTATCTCTCCTCCGCCGGAAGCTTTGATAGACAGGGCTTTGGAGCATAGCTGCCACCTGATCAATCCTGCCTGA